Proteins co-encoded in one Actinobacillus succinogenes 130Z genomic window:
- a CDS encoding membrane lipoprotein lipid attachment site-containing protein: protein MKKIIFLLSIMTILTACSSERSAEKDPNVLPDGIMQPVAGTGAMEGGGFIPTVEQSDMPDNMK, encoded by the coding sequence ATGAAAAAAATCATTTTTTTGTTGTCTATAATGACAATCCTAACAGCTTGTTCATCCGAACGTTCCGCTGAAAAAGATCCTAATGTATTGCCCGACGGCATTATGCAACCGGTAGCAGGAACGGGTGCAATGGAAGGCGGCGGCTTTATACCGACGGTCGAACAAAGCGATATGCCCGATAATATGAAATAA
- a CDS encoding YqaA family protein, with protein sequence MNVFGAMYDKTMAWSKHRLATYWLAFVSFIEAIFFPIPPDVMLIPMAMSKPQSAVRFAIICTIASIVGGMIGYSVGYYAFDFVQQYIVKWGYQTQWDKAISWFEQWGILVVFVAGFSPIPYKIFTIAAGVMQMMFIPFVLTATISRAARFLLIAKLAAWGGTKFADKLRRSIEVIGWSVVALAIIAYLVLK encoded by the coding sequence ATGAATGTTTTTGGGGCAATGTATGACAAAACCATGGCGTGGTCCAAACATCGCCTGGCGACATATTGGTTAGCATTTGTCAGTTTTATCGAAGCCATTTTCTTCCCGATTCCGCCGGACGTCATGCTGATTCCGATGGCGATGTCCAAACCTCAAAGTGCGGTCAGATTTGCAATAATTTGTACTATAGCCTCGATTGTCGGCGGTATGATCGGTTATTCCGTCGGTTATTACGCTTTTGATTTCGTACAGCAATATATCGTGAAATGGGGGTATCAAACTCAATGGGATAAAGCCATTTCATGGTTTGAACAATGGGGCATACTGGTAGTTTTTGTTGCCGGTTTTTCGCCGATTCCCTATAAAATTTTCACCATCGCCGCCGGTGTCATGCAAATGATGTTCATCCCCTTTGTTCTCACCGCTACGATTTCCCGCGCAGCCCGTTTTTTATTGATTGCTAAATTAGCGGCATGGGGCGGAACTAAATTTGCAGATAAACTGCGCCGTTCCATTGAAGTGATCGGCTGGTCTGTGGTTGCTTTAGCCATAATTGCCTATTTAGTTTTAAAATAA